Proteins encoded together in one Dehalococcoidia bacterium window:
- a CDS encoding G1 family endopeptidase: MILPNRLSVFLIVAIAIITMLLSTPGVIYAGNGDDSGANPGSTSEVVVLNVVDRGDDAAKAMVKTAFGEKGDEVVSHMIHRVSLPTYYVSSKSPTPRTTDSPPWSGYQVIRTQADIRGVTGHFMARTALNGSDYAWVGVGTNPLAQIGVDMAYHHDSTVSITPFWEVWPDFGMIHIVDHYDQYGNPVYWNVPAGHTLIATVYWDSGEQEWFFFINDVDTGKYSAFWYDCSPNRDSAEWIVGVPAKR; encoded by the coding sequence ATGATATTGCCAAATAGGTTATCTGTATTCCTGATCGTCGCAATTGCGATTATAACCATGCTCCTTTCAACCCCTGGAGTCATCTATGCCGGTAACGGAGATGACAGTGGGGCTAATCCCGGTAGCACTAGCGAAGTTGTGGTGCTGAATGTGGTCGATAGGGGTGACGACGCGGCGAAAGCTATGGTTAAAACCGCTTTCGGCGAAAAAGGCGATGAAGTTGTGTCTCACATGATTCATCGTGTTTCGTTACCAACATACTACGTATCTTCCAAAAGTCCAACACCAAGAACAACAGATTCACCACCTTGGTCAGGATACCAGGTTATCAGAACTCAAGCTGATATTAGAGGGGTAACTGGCCATTTCATGGCGCGGACAGCATTGAATGGATCCGATTACGCTTGGGTTGGCGTAGGAACCAATCCTCTTGCTCAAATCGGTGTCGATATGGCCTATCATCATGACAGTACTGTCTCCATAACACCTTTTTGGGAAGTGTGGCCCGACTTCGGCATGATACATATTGTTGACCATTATGATCAATACGGGAATCCGGTATACTGGAATGTTCCTGCAGGCCATACGCTAATTGCTACGGTATACTGGGACAGCGGTGAGCAAGAATGGTTCTTTTTTATCAATGATGTAGATACAGGTAAATATAGTGCATTTTGGTATGACTGTTCACCAAACAGAGATAGTGCGGAATGGATAGTTGGCGTTCCTGCAAAAAGGTAG
- a CDS encoding response regulator transcription factor → MRTLSVLVVDDNFLMRKGLVHALEGVDGITVVGKAANGAEAVEWFRKSSADIVLMDVLMPIMGGNEATAEIVRICPQTKVLILTVIEEPYKLAQSIMAGAKGCLVYGSFSMDDLIQVIHSSTTSDKPIMPASVQRVLKIMGWHSDSSSQIPEGHAEKMKLSFREGEVFDLLMTGKSNKEIAESLCLEEQTVKNHLRHIYSKLNVRNRHEAIDLMRDERS, encoded by the coding sequence ATGAGAACATTAAGCGTCCTGGTAGTGGATGATAACTTCCTGATGAGAAAGGGACTGGTGCATGCGCTGGAAGGAGTTGACGGCATTACTGTTGTCGGCAAAGCGGCCAATGGAGCCGAAGCCGTCGAATGGTTCCGGAAGTCCTCAGCTGATATTGTATTGATGGATGTGCTGATGCCCATCATGGGAGGAAACGAGGCCACTGCCGAAATTGTGCGTATATGCCCGCAAACGAAGGTTCTGATACTCACTGTAATCGAGGAGCCCTACAAACTGGCTCAATCCATTATGGCCGGAGCCAAGGGATGCCTCGTTTATGGATCGTTTTCAATGGATGACCTGATACAAGTAATACACTCATCAACAACAAGCGATAAGCCCATTATGCCAGCCTCGGTTCAGCGTGTTTTGAAGATCATGGGCTGGCACTCTGATTCAAGCAGCCAGATTCCAGAGGGTCATGCCGAAAAGATGAAGCTTTCTTTCCGTGAGGGAGAGGTTTTCGATCTCCTGATGACGGGTAAAAGTAATAAGGAAATCGCTGAGAGTCTTTGTCTTGAAGAACAAACAGTCAAAAATCACCTGCGCCACATATACAGTAAGCTCAATGTCCGCAATCGGCACGAAGCGATCGATCTGATGAGAGATGAAAGATCATAG